In Oscarella lobularis chromosome 5, ooOscLobu1.1, whole genome shotgun sequence, the genomic window CTAGCACTAAATGCGTTAGTATAGAGAATTGAGCACTTTAATTAACCATGCAATAGAGGATCAATTAATCCTGTATACCTTGCAGCTACACTTTTTGAAACACTATTTGAATGCATAGTACGGTTGCGAGAATGCACTCAGGTACTAGTACGTGTGTGTGAAATAATCTCTTGCACTGTAGTACCTATTCTTGGTCGACCCAATATGGGATACATTCCTGGATGACCGTCAAACTTTGGCACAACAACACTGTACAGAAAGTCCAGGTAGCTGTTACCCTTCACCAAAAGGTCATACGGATCACTGCTGGATACCGTTATCGTCCATCTTCCGCTAGCCGGGTTCGGAACTCGGCTGATAGCCGTGTTCAATAGCCGTGTTCAATAGCTGGAAATTCGATCTGTTTAAAACGGCAATTTCACCGTTTGGTTCAATAAGAGTCAGAGTTGGATTTTCGCCACTGACCGAAACGGTCAAATGTTCTATTGTGTTGTCCACGTATGCAGTAACGTTGTATCCGGCTGCGTTGGTAGGAAGTGCCGATTCATACGCTAGCAGGGTGACGTCAGACGTTTCTGTGTAAGTTGATGTAATTTCCAAGATGTTTCCCACTTGGGCTTTGGCTTCAGACAGAACCTGCCCGCCGGACACTTCGGCCAACTTACTGTAAACCGAGCTCTGACTGACGGCATctctctttcgacgacgtcgccatcTTGATGATGGACTAGttacaataaaaaaaaccTTGATTCTTTTCGCCAAGATAAGAGCTAGCGCTTCGGAGTAGCGATCGTAATCTTTTGCACTCGCGTCCGTGAAGAGGTAGACAGTTGATCCAGGTCTACTGTTTTGCAGAGCTAGGATGAGTCCACTGATTGCCTTTTCAGGAGCATCGCCACCGCCGGATACGGACGATATAAGAGACCAAACGATGCTTTTAAATTGATCCAGATCAGCAGTCTGATAAACAGGACCAAAGCCTACGAATAATTTAATAAAAAACTTATTTTTAACCTTTTACGCCTGCTGAAGGTACCTGGATCATTGAAAGGAGCTAAAACAAATTCACTTGGTTGAACTGAGCGCGAGTCCACAATTCGTCCCACGGCATCATACACTTGCTGAATGTCGTCACTCATACTTCCGGTAGTGTCAATAGCAAAGCTCAGGGAAGCGCCGTAATCAAGTCCAAGAAATGACAGAAAGTCGTCATCTCCTACTTCCATCCAAAGGTCTCTCAACAGATTGACTGTGGCATCCGTGGCCACTGCAGCAGCTTGTTTATGCAAATAATTATGAGGCGAAAACAGACCGTTCGTAGCATCCTTATTTATACCCCCGTTAGCCTGCTTGAATGCAGTGGTGTCACCCAGTCCACCATGACTGCATTTGCCCTTTCCGCCCGTCCCTCCTCCATCAAGACTTGTGTGCAATGGCTTAGGAATATTCTGGCCAACATAATACCCACTAGTAATCATGTCCGGATTGTTAGGATCGACAACCAAATTATTCTTGCAACTTCGAAGATAGCTAAAGATTCCGCTGTGACAGTTGACACACGTAGGGAATTTCGGAGGAGCAATATTAGATGGTCGCCTGTTTGTTTTTCCCAAATCATTATTCGGGCTAGCGTGGCCGAGCTCAATCCAATTAGAATGACTGTAAAAGTCTTGCTAACCGTGAAGTAGCTTACCAATCGACGTGCGAGCCTCATCGTATTTTTCGGCTCGGATGTCTCCAACAGCTGTACGAAACAGACGCAAAAGTCGTTCGTTTCCGTCGAGAATATATTCTGCGTCGAAATGAGCTTCCGTTACCGGTTTTTCATAGCTGtcgacgttcgcgttcgcggTGGCAATCGCTTCGATAGCGCGCAcgaagtcgttcgacgacgccgaagctCCAAACGCCTCGCGAAAAATTTCGCTCGGATTCGTGCCGCTGATGGGTTGTGCGAGATGACCGGTGCTACGAAGAAGTTGCTTGGCGACGATGGCAATTGCGTCTCTCGTCATGGCTTTGTGAGTAATTGAAGTGTCAATTAGAAAAAGGCTGAGGGCGCTGCTGCCCGCATTGAGCCAACCGTTGGGAATGAATCCGTGCGTTGAAACGACGAGTAGAACGCCGATCAGAAAGGGAGTTCGATGCGAGACTTCCACTTCCATTTTCCGCTTTCAAATGCTCACGTGGGAAAATCGAGCGCGGTAGATATAACCGCCTCCAATTTACGTACGGCTGCGTGCGACATCGACTAGCGACCTGATAAAGAATGTACTGAAATGTTATTCTAGACCACAACGCGattgacgaaaacgtcgccacTCTCTGAATGCCTAGCGCTTTGTCCACAGCTAGTCCTGCATGAAGACTCACTGCTCCATGGGGCCGAGAAGATTTAAAAACGACGCAGTCAGTACAACGACGCTTGAGGCGTTAGTGTAGTCGACGCAGCAAAGACGGAAAGTCGGCTCAGTTCGAGCCCCCAGATTACAACTTCCCTATCCCGAACGGATAAATTCTTTGTGCCAAAGTGTTGAGTTAGAGAATGTATGAAATAGTAGGAATCCTGACCTAGCACACCGTAGGCGTTGTGAGCGATGTGCAGTACTGCGCGATCTCGCGATCGGCTTCGATCGCCAAACGAATTGAACACGGTGCACTCGCATGACTTCAGTTCCTCGCGTACGTAAGTGCTAAGACCCGAAGGAAGGAGACATAATTTGTTATCCTAGCGTCTTccggtgatgacgtcaaaaattcgCTAAATTTTCGATTGTTCGTTTGGTCGACGCTCGGTCCACGTGCGacgcttttccttttcgacggcgccgtcgaatatgacgacgaaagcgacgaacgaaagTCATGCACCGCGTCGGACGAGCCACGTACACTCGCCGCCGGCACGTCCAATCGAGGTCAACGACGAGTAGACCTCGCGGCAGAGAAGTCAGCATCTCTCTTCCGACGACTTCGCCACTAGATGATGGACTAGTGGCAGCGACAAAAATCTTTTTGTGCTTGTAGGCTATTTATCCGGGGATTTACACCAAAGATGAAGTTTGTCCTcactcttttcttcttcttcgcttggGCTCGCGCGCAGCATCCCGGTCACGGCAAACCCCTCGGCTTCCATCGTCCGTCGAGCGGTCATATCGACGTGTACGAAGAAGGCACGATGCCGTCACCGCTTGAATTCTGGACGAAATACGCGTCGAAAGGCGAGCCGGTGCTCTTTCGCGGCGCCGCCAATCGTTCGCTGGCGCGTCATCGATGGACGGACGAGTACGTTCGCGAGCACTTCGGCGACCTCGAAGTAAAAATGGAAGGAAAGGTGGAAAAAGGCGGCGACCTACCGGTCAGCGAACTCGGAGCCGGACGCATGGCTATACGGGAATTTCTCAATCGTTACGAAACCGACAACGTCTACGTCGTGTCGCAACTTCCGGAACCGATGTACGGCGACGTGTCCGTCTTGCCGTGTCTCACGTGCGgcgcgtttcgacgacgtctccttgAAGTCGATCTCTGGTTCAGCTCCGGCGGCACGAAGAGCCTGCTCCATCGCGACGCTGACAACGCCATCAATTGTCTCTTGGCCGGTCGAAAGGATTGGATTCTTATCGATCGCAAGTACACGCATCTCGTGCCGCTCGCCACCGAACCGGACGGGGCCTTTGGCGCCTtcgctcttctcgacgtcgatcgcgtcaACTTGAAAAAGTATCCGCAGCTCGTCGGGTTGCCATGGCGACACGCGAACGTGACCGCCGGCGACTGTCTCTATTTGCCGTACAGCTATTTGCATCAGGTGCGCTCGTACGAGCGAAATATCGCCGTCAGCGTTCTGTTTGCTCGGCTCGAGGAGTTTGACGAGGGCGGTTGCGAgcgtcacggcgacgacgattacgtTCCGTTGGATCAATTGCACGTGACGTGGTCATATTCTGGTCACGGGCAAATGTCGATGGGAAACGCGGATCCCGAGCACGTGCGCTTGGCGTTGAGGACTTTTTTGGATGAGAACGGCGTTTTGTCGAGGGATGCTCTTCATCGTGGTCTTGTCGAAAACAAGGAGTTGACTGACGACGAAGCTGAGGATGCTGTTGACGAGATGTTTAGTTTGTTTGGTAGAGACGGCGGTATTGTCATTGACCAAGAAGTCATTGCCGGGTTGAATGAAGCcgatttgaaattgattgcAAATTTGACAACGATGGATGACCAGGATGAGGCGAACACATACGAATACGAACACGTCTTGTTTGAGAGAGAATCTGTCAAATTGTTTGTTGAGGATATGTTGAGCAGCCCTGATGAcaaggtgacgtcagaagctTTCGTTGACAAATGGGTGAATGATTTCGGTGGATCGGCTACTATGGGCTTCAAGCTGTTTAGCGCGATTGATTTGGCGGCGAAAGGCTACATCACTAGTTATGATTTGTCCGAGGCTGGCGAGAAGCCATATGAGGCGTTCAGACCGAAAAAGGTGGATAAGGGAAACGTTGAATATCATGAAGAAATGAAGGAAGTCGAGACCGTGTTTGGTGAAAAGACCAATGACGTAGACACATCAGCTGCTGTTCACGAAGAATTGTAGGAACTGAAAACTTTGCTAGTTAGCTAACTGGCATCTGACTTCAAAGTTTGAATTACACAATGTCTTTTTGTAGTAGGCTGAAAGCAAACATTTTGCATTTAGAAAATACGTGTATTTTTTGATGTGAGATCGCGACCCCTGTTTCCAATCCAATCTAAAGTGATAATCTTGAATGTTTTCCCTatatagagaaagaaatcaacTGAGTTGGAGTGAAAGATTAGATAGACGGAAGAGAATTTTCGCGACACtagaaataaatcaataaatcaataaatatgATGTCGACACGGAATTCTACGCGAACTGCGCAAGCTAGCGTGTAGCTTAGCGCAGGTACGCGCAGCGATGAACGCGGAAGGAAGAGACGACCAATTGACGGGTTAGTTCGCTTAGTTCGGCTTTTGAGTCATTCATCGAGAGTGTTTTAGTGCTCACCAGTGCACAACAACAGTCGGCAATAGCAGCAAATCAGTTGGAAGCAAAATACGCGGAGCTCCTCTCGACGATTCACGTGATGGGAAAAGAAGTGAAACCGAGCTATGCGGGAAGCAAGTCGTCGGTCGAAAAGCTGAAGCGAGGCAAGAAAGCGAACGTagaaagcgacgagcaaGTTGATATCAACTAGGATTTTATCTTTCCCAGAAATTACGGTGGCTCGATCCTTGGTCAAAGATTGCATATCTTTGGTTGACGTAGCTGCTGCGTCAAAACGTCTCTGAAAGAACATCGTTTATTCATGCATGTAGTCTAATCTAATCTAATCCACTATCAATAGGTTAATATAGTTACTTCTTTGTTGTTCACTGAATTCCGTTCATTTCTTTCAAAATTGCAGCCAGTTTCGGGCACGTTCGTATGACATCGAGAGATGCCAACAAAATCTGATCAAACATGCACGGTGTCATTGACTTTGATAGTAGCAAAGGACTTACATGACGAATGCGATCAATAAAATCGTCCATTTCTTTGACCTCCTTTTCAGCCTTAGCCAAATTCCTTTTGAGAACTTTtatctgcaaaaaaacaacaacatTAGCATACAGTTTTCAAGAGTGCCTCAAAGTCTGtgcttttgccttttcctcgGCTTTGTCCCTGTAGTGCTGACTGACTGCAGAGAGTTCAGCCAATTGCTTCTTGTAATaatccttcttttctttcattttcctTGTTTCACTTGCTCCCGTGCCATTCTGAGAGAATCAAAGAGAAATAAGAGCGAAAGAACCAACGCGATTACCAAAAAGAGTTCCGTTAATTCCTTGTAGCGAGCTTCTGTTCGCTCGAGGATCATTCCCGTCtcgttcaacttttcgaACGTCCGTTCGAGTTCccgcttcgattttgtcAATTCCTTTTGAGCCTCGTACCttaaacagaaaacattagcgactttttaattaaaaaccaaAATACGTTCTGTCTACTTTTCGCTGATCTCTCTTTCTAGTTTTTCCTTCAACTCCTTTCCAGAAGCCAAATCACGCACATCTTCCAAATAATCTTCCATCTCTTGCATTTTCTCAAGCAAGTGATCGACGCTCACAAAAACCCTCTCGCCCCATTTTTCAGCCCCTGTGACCAGCTGTCCGGCCAGGACACGATCCACTAAACTTCCTCGCACAAGCAAGCTCTGCCGCTTTAGTGCAACAGCCTGCAAAAGTAACAATGTGAGTATAACTATTAATACTGTAAAACTAATATTATTTACCTGGTTTCCTTTGTCCATGCCACCCTCAACTGCAAGCCAATTGATGGTGTGACGCGTGGCAGTCCACAGCTGTTTAAAGCTTTTGGCAATGGCAATCAAATCAGCATCACGCGTCATTTGAAGGGCGTTCAGGTCCTCAGTAGCCATCATCCTTTCATTATCAATAAAACATCTCGTTTCCTGCATATCTTTCATATTGTactgaaagaaagaaacaatGAGCTCAGATACATAAAAAAGTAGAATGTACTGTGAGTTGTTCaattttctccgccgccgtcttcaaTTCAATCTCCAGCTGGCTAATGTTTTGACCAAGTTGCTTGCTCTCCTTTTGAGCTTCGTCTCTCCTAGAATACATCAATAGACAATGCCTGATATGGTACAATCAAATTGAATTTATACTCGGCTTTGGTTTTATCTAGTTCCATATCAGCCACTTGAAGAAGGGCGTCCCCTATGCAGCGTCGCACCATCCCATCACACAACGATTCTTCTAAATGACGATTGATCTGCTGCAGTGAAGCAACTTTTCCTTCAGCCACGTTCAAGTCTACAGTATCACATATGTcagcaaataaaaataaaggcTTTTGCCGCTTATTAGTTGTACCTTGACTAGCAATTGTAAGCTGCGACTTCAAGTCTccagttttctttctctcgctgGCCAAATCCTGTTTCAATGCCCCTTTTGCTGAAACAAGCTACACAAAATATTAtccaaaattaaaatttcatTAAAAGAGGCCTCACGTACAGTTTCCACTGAATAAGTCAATTTGTCCATCTCTTCTTCAAGCACCGCCTTTGTTAGACAACTTACAAACTCTCCGGAAAGCAAAACATTTCAAACTGACCTGAAGTTGTTGTGCTTCTTCCCAGCTAGATACAAATTTCTTGTATGAGGCATTTTCCGACTCCAGAATTTCAGCCTTCTTCACCGCTCGAAAATACAGATCTTTATAATTTGTCCACGTTTGCATGTCATCAAAATGATGCCCCAGCTAGCAAAAAAAGAGCCTAACACATacacaaataaaaaaattttactGACTTTCTCCAATTCGTTTTCCAGAGTAACAATTTTTTCCTCTGCCTCCGCTAATTTTTCTTGATATTGACGAGCCTTATACTCCCAGTCGGGCAACGGATCCGTCTCCACGGCAACGGAAGACATCTGCACCAGATCTGTCGCTACAGAGACAGAATTCAAAGTAACTGGAGTCATGGCCACGCCAACGTCCACAGATAGCATTTTCGTGGAGTCGGCCTGCGCGGACGACACAGTGAGAAAAGACTCATCGGTCACGggttcgttgtcgtcgaacgaaagcCTTTTAGCGGGAAATTTGTCCTCGTCCAAAAGCGAGGAAATGCTCGTTTGCAAACTGTGACAGAATCGCTTGATTTCACTTGGACGAGTCTCGGGCGCCGTCAGCTGCGAAGCGGGTGTAGATGGCGGAGCCTGATTTCCATGCTGAGGCGTTgcgggaagagagaaagaaggcaGTGAAAGCGAGACGTCGTGAGAAGTTGGTGCAGCGATTTGTATCGCCGCagagagaaaaggcgagCTCGAGTCATTTGCCGTTTTGAAAGGAGACGGCGGTGATAGAATGATAGTAGACCTAATAGATCCCGCTTTTAATTTAACGCAGCCATCAAATTTCTCCGTTactttgacggcgtttcctCAAAAGTAGCCGGAAATGGAAGTGGCGATGTCCAAGACTTCGGCAAATCTACTTTGGAAAGAttacgtcaaaaaatcgttACAAATTCTAATTTATTCCACCTGTGGGTCTTTGTTTCGACGCGGTGCTCCTGTTAATGCAATCCTGAAAAAAGTGAACAAAACTTCCAAAAGTTTGATCTTCCACTTTTCCGGATTTTTTTGAGCCAGGTGCAGGAGTGTTGCAGTGAAAAGACATCTCAGGAAAAATCTCTTCCAGCTGAGAAAGCACGCTTTGCAGAACCTGCTTTTGAGAAGCATATTCCTCGCCAAAACTCTAATAAGAAGAATGTAATTGCATATATTATATTATTGAATTTGAACTTTACGTACTTTTGCATTCGTCGCCCGAAAacgctcgttttcttctagcGTGGCTTTGTAGCGCTCTTCGAGATTTTCGTATTTTTTCTGAAGCGCTTGCCACTTGAGGGGCGAGGACTTGGAGgcgatcggcgtcgaacaGCGACCCAAAGCGTTTGCGCGCGGCGTAAAAGGCGTTCGAATCAACTTTGGCGACACGGCAAAAGTCacgctcttcctcttctttttctttttcgcgctCATCGAAGGAGTGCGAAATGCGTCGAGCTGCAGAGACGACATTAGACACGCATTGACAACAACTAGACAGGGTTAGCACATTCTCTTGATTGGCAAATATGAGGGGAGCTTCCATGAATAACGACTGCTTGACGAAGCAACTGAACACGTCGAAACAAGCAAGCAGTTTAAATTTTGTGCGCACGCgcaacgttttcttttcgagaACCCGGACGCACAGGCAGTCTATCCCGGATGCGATATGAAACCGCTTGGTCGCGTCTCGTCCTTGTTCGTTCCGCGAGCCTCTCGAGCCGATCCCAGCCAAATCGAGCAACTCGAACAATTTCTATCcgagcgtcgacggcttGTAGCCATAACGGGAGCGGGCGTGAGTACGGAATCCGGCATTCCAGACTACCGATCCGAAGGTGTCGGTCTGTACGCGAGAACGACTCGACGACCAATGACCTACCAGGAATTCATGAGCTCTCCCGAAAAACGTCAGAAGTACTGGGCGCGCAACTACGTGGGCCACGACAACTTCACGTCCGTTCGACCGAACCAAACTCATCGAtttttcgccgatttcgagcgacgacgcgcgggTCCACTCCATTGGCTCGTTACGCAGAACGTCGACAATCTTCATCTCGCCGCCGGCTCGCGACGTCTCACCGAACTCCATGGCAACGCGCATCGTGTCGTCTGCGTTCGATGcaagacgatttcgtcgcgaaaagtTCTCCAGGCGAGACTGACTGAGTCGAATCCGGGATTTCTCTCGGAGGCGATCGTCGATGTTGCGcccgacggcgacgctgtcgtcgatgatgacgtcacaaaacgATTCGTTGTTCCGGCGTGTTTGACGTGCGGTGGCGATTTGAAACCGGACGTCGTATTCTTCGGTGACAACGTATCAAAACATAAAGTTGAGTTTGTCTACAAAAAGACCGATGAATGTGATGGCTTGTTCGTCGTCGGGTCTTCTTTGGAGGTCTACTCGGCGTTTCGATTTGTTAGGGCAGCAGCTAGGCTCGGAAAACCCATTGCAATCCTAAATATTGGTAAAACGAGAGGGGATCGCATGGCGCAATTAAAGGTTGAGGGCGTCTGTAGTGAAATATTATCTCTAATAAAGATGTAATTCTTAGTACTGCTCCTTTGATCAGAGTGTCTGCCGAATTTTGTAAATTTCAACTACatgatttttttgacaaGACTTACATCTACAAACAAACATCATGTCTCATGCAGTCCATTTGCTTGGATTAATTaagaggagaaaatgaaGCCGGTAGCAACACTTTTGACTTCATTGACTCTACAAGTGGTactgaaagacaaaagaatgGACGCTGTagtctctttctttctctatcaACTCAAAATGTTATCTAACCTGTGTGAGCCCACACATCTTCCCATCCAGGTCGCATCCAGGCATTTTCGCGTATTTCTTTTCGCCGTGTCAAATTTTCATACGCTGATCAACGTAAAGGTTATTGATTCTGTTGGAATGAGAAGCAAGGTCACTTACCCCACATGTGATGGACTTGATACAATTTTCCAATCTGTGAAAACCAGCCGCCGACTGCCTCCTTCTCCTCACTTCGAAATTTTATACCCCGCTGCCTGAGAAACAACGTTTCTAGTCGTTGCAACATTTGCTACAGCTGCACTACCATTCATTGCCCCAAGATAGCAAAGTGCCTGGCTAAAGACAGAGAAAATCAGCCACTGCATTCCTGCGTGTACGCATACAACCTTCAAGCTATAGCTTCTTAATTCGTAAATTCCGCCCGGTTTGCGCGGTTGAGGCTTTCCCCAGAAGGAGAACTCCATCAGCATCTGGCTCTTTCGCGAACGCAGTAATGACCGAAGATGCATTACGTAGTCACGCCATTCCTGCAAGACAGATGAAAACTCGTATGGTAGGTTCTAATTTTAGCTAACGCGATCGTGATGGAGTTTGTTGTGGGTGAAGGTCACGTCATCCCAGCCATTCTCATAAAACCAGATATGCACTAAAGCACGAAGGCAGTAAGAATTGAGGTAACTGGTACAAAACAGAACAAACCTGCTTGGTCCTGAGGGCCAATAATAGTGTACCAGCTACCGAGAAGTTGCACGGGCAAACTTGCCTCATCGTGCACTTTGGGAAGGGTCTCCTCCCTACACAAAATCTCACTGActtcgtttctctctctcgctcgGCACTGACTTACGCTATTTTCATGTATTCGTCGAGTTTATCAGGTCGTATGTTGtgaactaaaaaaaaaagaaatctttAGTAGGGCGTACGTGGTCTCAACCAAGTCAAAGATTATTAGTTCCTAATAAGCTCGACTCATAACGGTCAGTGTCCACTGTCCAGGACTAACATGCAATTGTACGTTTCTTTTAgtcagcggcgacgacatattttcagcaattttttttgcttgttttaattaaacgagaTTGAACGCCGTTTCACGTCCAACCTGGCTCTTAGCTATCGAACCTTGCATTTCGTAAATGTGCCGTTGACTCGTCAAGAGCTTGGCGTGAGAGTCGCCTGGCGGGTTGTAGCGCTCGAAGCGCTTTGCCAAGCGATGCAGAAAAGTGTCCTCGTTCTTTTCCGTCGTGTAGAAACGCGACGAGAGAGGGCGAACCGGTCGAAACAGCTTTCGCGTTGACGCCATGATGTCGAACCGGGACACTCGCATTCTACGGGCAACTAGCAAGAAAATATGGACGAGGAGCCGATGGAAACAGAGACTAGCAACCCTCCAACAAGCCATCCAAGTACGTTGTAGTGGCATTATCAATTTACTACGTTTTATTTTCAGGATGCCAGGACCACGAAGAAGACAAGGAGCGTTTCGAAGTCGAACTCGAGTTTGTTCAATGCCTAGCCAATCCTTTCTACCTCAATTGTAAGTTtagattttgaatttttgcacCTACTGTTCTAATGCTGCATTTAGTTTTGGCGCAGCACGGCTACTTCAAAGACAAGGCGTTCGTCAATTACCTCAAATATTTACTCTATTGGAAACAGCCACAATATGCGCGATACGTCAGGCTAGTAGTCGCATAAAAAGAAAGACCTATTGACAATGAATGTGTACTGCTGGCGCAGGTATCCTCACTGTCTTCATTTGTTGGACCTGCTTCAATACGAAGCCTTTCGAAAGGAACTCGTCAACGTTGGCTGTGCCAAATTTATCGACGATCAGATTCTTCTCCAGTGGCAATACAACGCACATaagaaaattgaaagccaACAAAAGGCTCCACCATTCAAGAGAGGTACTTACCATGTATACATACCTATTACAGCCAAAGGCAAAAGACGCGCTAAGATTCAATATCTTTGCTTTACCTCACCACACGGCTCTGTCTAGACAATTGATTTACATATCTCTTTCTTCTATGCAGTCCTAAAGGGCGAATCGGCGGCGGGGACAGCAGAAAAACAGCAGATGCAACCGCCTCATACGTTAtgatttcgtcgagaatcAACGCGTAGACATAAACAATTTTATTTATGCCACCACTACGTAAATGAAAGACGCAAGCTCGGTCTTATGCTCGTCTTGTACGtctaaaaacaataaaagACCGGGTCTAAGATTCGTAGCCGCTCGTAAGACAGAAAGATGTCTTACCTTCTAATCATGCAGCCGGCGGACGCGGCGTCATCTTAGCCGCCTTGCTTCTCGTTCCGATTCGAGAAGCGTGAGGATGTCGCCTTCGCGAACGGGGCCCCGAACGTTTCTGatgatcgatcgattcgagtCGTCCAAGAACTCGACACGAACCTTCGTGAGATCATCTGGGGAACGTCTTTCAACCTTACATTAGGGTGTACCTGAGTGCATTGCCCCTGCGATCCCGTGCGACCAAGTAGTTTTGTCACCTGTTCACGAAAATGCTTTGTTTTGCGTCAAAAAtcacaaaaaaacgatttaCTTTCGCTAGTTTGATGTCCATGCTGAAGGATAGTTCGCTTTTCTGTGGTCCAAGATGGCGTAATTTGGTTTTAGGTCCCGGATAAACGTTCCACGCGGTCGTTGTCTCGTTGATATTGAAGAGCCGGCACGTCACATGCCCGCGTCACCCACATCTTTTATAGGGCTCTGGCGTCACCGTCACCAGTACATCTAAGTCAGGGCCTATGGACCTATGCATCTAAGTTGGCCTTTCTGGCTGCCGCAGTATGTAGACGTTCCTACTCATGCAATGGCACATCCGGGGTGGCAAATATAGCCCGTACATTATTTGTAATACTATAATGGGAAACAGAATCGCCTTCAACAGTTAATGTTCTTCCCATGCCGAGCAGAAAGGAAGTAATTGCACTCTTTGCTTCAGAATTAGCCTTTGGAATCGCGGAGGGGAACGTAGAGAACGTGTGCCAGTATGTGTCGAAGTATCCCGAATGGTCCAAAGTTGCGGCCGATCAGGTAAAATGTCGTCTGTCCggcaagaaatttttttcgattttctggcTTCTAGAGTGGATGGACGTTTCTTCATATCGCTGCGGCTTGTGGGAGAATCAAAATTGCTGAGTGTCTCATTACCCTAGGAGCTAACATTGACGTTCAAACAAGGGTTTGATCTGCTTTGAAATGCGATACCAAATTCAGCCTTTATCTCTTTAGCTCGGAGAAACGCCATTACATATCGCCATTCTAAATAGACAAACAGCTGCTGCAGACTTCTTTATTCAGAACGGAAGCGATATTCATAAAAAGACCAAGGTTGTAGAAAGATAAGATGTTGACGAGAGTggtaattattaaattgtagACGAACATTGGTGCTCTTGCCACTGCTTGTCAGAAAAATGCTGTGGCCATTGCCAAACGACTAGTTGAAAAAGGATTTGATATTGGTGATGAAAGAAGTGACGTAAAGTCTTATTTGAAAGATAGTTGTGCTCGTTTTGACTTGCTCTCGACTTTGTTTAGAATGGCACGACTGCTCTACACTGGGCAGTCTTATACGACCATATAGAAATGATTGACTATCTTATCTCTAATGGGGCAAACATGGAAGCAAAGAACAAGGTACTACTAGTATTATTTCATCTCACGCATTAAACGTT contains:
- the LOC136187738 gene encoding protein NipSnap homolog 2-like, which encodes MASTRKLFRPVRPLSSRFYTTEKNEDTFLHRLAKRFERYNPPGDSHAKLLTSQRHIYEMQVHNIRPDKLDEYMKIAEETLPKVHDEASLPVQLLGSWYTIIGPQDQAVHIWFYENGWDDVTFTHNKLHHDREWRDYVMHLRSLLRSRKSQMLMEFSFWGKPQPRKPGGIYELRSYSLKPGTLLSWGNEWQRGIKFRSEEKEAVGGWFSQIGKLYQVHHMWAYENLTRRKEIRENAWMRPGWEDVWAHTVPLVESMKSKVLLPASFSPLN
- the LOC136187740 gene encoding mediator of RNA polymerase II transcription subunit 31-like is translated as MDEEPMETETSNPPTSHPRCQDHEEDKERFEVELEFVQCLANPFYLNFLAQHGYFKDKAFVNYLKYLLYWKQPQYARYVRYPHCLHLLDLLQYEAFRKELVNVGCAKFIDDQILLQWQYNAHKKIESQQKAPPFKRVLKGESAAGTAEKQQMQPPHTL